The following coding sequences lie in one Arabidopsis thaliana chromosome 3, partial sequence genomic window:
- a CDS encoding Lecithin:cholesterol acyltransferase family protein (Lecithin:cholesterol acyltransferase family protein; FUNCTIONS IN: phosphatidylcholine-sterol O-acyltransferase activity; INVOLVED IN: lipid metabolic process; LOCATED IN: cellular_component unknown; CONTAINS InterPro DOMAIN/s: Lecithin:cholesterol acyltransferase (InterPro:IPR003386); BEST Arabidopsis thaliana protein match is: phospholipid:diacylglycerol acyltransferase (TAIR:AT5G13640.1); Has 743 Blast hits to 672 proteins in 235 species: Archae - 0; Bacteria - 21; Metazoa - 207; Fungi - 173; Plants - 213; Viruses - 0; Other Eukaryotes - 129 (source: NCBI BLink).): MSPLLRFRKLSSFSEDTINPKPKQSATVEKPKRRRSGRCSCVDSCCWLIGYLCTAWWLLLFLYHSVPVPAMLQAPESPGTRLSRDGVKAFHPVILVPGIVTGGLELWEGRPCAEGLFRKRLWGASFSEILRRPLCWLEHLSLDSETGLDPSGIRVRAVPGLVAADYFAPCYFAWAVLIENLAKIGYEGKNLHMASYDWRLSFHNTEVRDQSLSRLKSKIELMYATNGFKKVVVVPHSMGAIYFLHFLKWVETPLPDGGGGGGPGWCAKHIKSVVNIGPAFLGVPKAVSNLLSAEGKDIAYARSLAPGLLDSELLKLQTLEHLMRMSHSWDSIVSLLPKGGEAIWGDLDSHAEEGLNCIYSKRKSSQLSLSNLHKQNYSLKPVSRVKEPAKYGRIVSFGKRASELPSSQLSTLNVKELSRVDGNSNDSTSCGEFWSEYNEMSRESIVKVAENTAYTATTVLDLLRFIAPKMMRRAEAHFSHGIADDLDDPKYGHYKYWSNPLETKLPEAPEMEMYCLYGVGIPTERSYIYKLATSSGKCKSSIPFRIDGSLDGDDVCLKGGTRFADGDESVPVISAGFMCAKGWRGKTRFNPSGMDTFLREYKHKPPGSLLESRGTESGAHVDIMGNVGLIEDVLRIAAGASGQEIGGDRIYSDVMRMSERISIKL, translated from the exons ATGTCTCCACTTCTCCGGTTTAGAAAACTATCGTCCTTCTCTGAAGATACcattaaccctaaacccaaacaATCGGCAACCGTCGAGAAACCAAAACGGCGCCGTTCCGGGAGATGTAGCTGCGTTGACTCATGTTGCTGGTTGATTGGTTATCTCTGTACGGCGTGGTGgcttctcctctttctttaCCACTCTGTTCCGGTCCCGGCGATGCTTCAAGCTCCGGAGTCTCCGGGAACTCGGTTGAGTCGAGACGGTGTCAAGGCGTTTCATCCGGTGATTCTTGTTCCGGGGATTGTAACCGGCGGGCTCGAGCTTTGGGAAGGTCGGCCTTGCGCTGAAGGACTCTTTCGTAAACGTCTTTGGGGTGCTAGCTTCTCCGAGATTCTTAGAAG GCCATTGTGCTGGTTGGAGCACTTATCTCTAGACAGTGAGACCGGTCTCGATCCATCGGGAATCCGTGTCCGAGCAGTCCCAGGACTAGTGGCTGCAGACTATTTCGCACCATGCTACTTTGCTTGGGCAGTTCTCATAGAGAATTTGGCAAAAATTGGATATGAAGGCAAGAACCTTCACATGGCCTCTTATGATTGGAGACTCTCTTTCCATAACACCGAG GTACGTGACCAATCGTTAAGTAGACTGAAGAGCAAAATCGAGCTAATGTATGCCACCAATGGGTTTAAGAAAGTTGTGGTGGTTCCGCATTCAATGGGGGCTATCTATTTCCTTCACTTCCTTAAATGGGTAGAAACACCTCTTCCTGATGGAGGCGGTGGGGGTGGTCCAGGTTGGTGTGCCAAACACATCAAATCCGTCGTCAACATTGGACCCGCCTTTTTAGGTGTTCCTAAAGCCGTCAGTAATTTACTTTCTGCTGAAGGCAAAGACATCGCTTACGCCAG ATCTTTGGCTCCAGGTCTCTTGGACTCGGAACTTCTCAAGCTGCAAACACTCGAACACCTTATGCGGATGTCACATAGCTGGGATTCAATAGTATCTTTATTACCAAAGGGCGGTGAGGCAATTTGGGGCGATCTAGACTCGCACGCTGAAGAAGGACTCAATTGTATTTACTCCAAGAGAAAATCATCGCAGCTATCGCTAAGTAATCTCCATAAACAAAACTACAGCCTTAAACCGGTGTCACGGGTGAAAGAACCCGCAAAGTACGGAAGAATCGTATCTTTCGGGAAACGAGCATCAGAACTGCCTTCCTCACAACTCTCTACGCTAAACGTCAAG GAACTGTCAAGAGTAGATGGCAATTCAAATGACAGTACATCATGTGGAGAGTTTTGGTCAGAGTACAATGAAATGAGCCGAGAAAGCATAGTAAAAGTAGCAGAAAACACAGCTTATACAGCCACCActgttcttgatcttcttcgaTTTATAGCCCCTAAGATGATGAGACGAGCCGAAGCTCATTTCTCTCACGGCATTGCTGATGATCTTGATGACCCTAAGTATGGACATTATAAGTACTGGTCTAATCCACTCGAGACCAA ATTACCGGAGGCACCAGAGATGGAAATGTACTGTCTTTACGGAGTAGGGATTCCGACCGAGAGATCTTACATATACAAGCTCGCAACCTCTTCCGGTAAATGCAAGAGCAGCATTCCCTTCCGGATAGATGGATCTCTGGATGGAGATGACGTTTGTCTTAAGGGAGGAACACGGTTTGCGGACGGAGACGAGAGTGTACCGGTGATAAGTGCGGGGTTTATGTGCGCAAAGGGATGGAGAGGAAAAACACGGTTTAACCCGTCAGGGATGGATACATTCTTGCGGGAATACAAACATAAGCCGCCGGGAAGTCTACTAGAAAGTCGAGGAACGGAAAGCGGAGCTCATGTAGACATAATGGGTAATGTTGGACTCATTGAAGATGTTTTGAGGATAGCTGCCGGAGCTTCAGGCCAGGAGATTGGTGGCGATAGAATTTACTCGGATGTGATGAGGATGTCGGAGAGAATTAGCATCAAGTTGTGA
- a CDS encoding Protein kinase superfamily protein (Protein kinase superfamily protein; FUNCTIONS IN: protein serine/threonine kinase activity, protein kinase activity, kinase activity, ATP binding; INVOLVED IN: protein amino acid phosphorylation; LOCATED IN: cellular_component unknown; EXPRESSED IN: 23 plant structures; EXPRESSED DURING: 13 growth stages; CONTAINS InterPro DOMAIN/s: Protein kinase, ATP binding site (InterPro:IPR017441), Protein kinase, catalytic domain (InterPro:IPR000719), Serine/threonine-protein kinase-like domain (InterPro:IPR017442), Protein kinase-like domain (InterPro:IPR011009), Serine/threonine-protein kinase, active site (InterPro:IPR008271); BEST Arabidopsis thaliana protein match is: Protein kinase superfamily protein (TAIR:AT5G22840.1); Has 38681 Blast hits to 29843 proteins in 1092 species: Archae - 4; Bacteria - 1517; Metazoa - 15700; Fungi - 7143; Plants - 6601; Viruses - 16; Other Eukaryotes - 7700 (source: NCBI BLink).), whose translation MAEDKNNGRVNDESEYSSEDEGTEDYKKGGYHTVRVGDTFKNGAYVIQSKLGWGHFSTVWLAWDTQESRYVALKVQKSAQHYTEAAMDEIKILKQIAEGDSGDKKCVVKLLDHFKHTGPNGKHVCMVFEYLGDNLLSVIKYSDYRGVPLHMVKELCFHILVGLDYLHRELSIIHTDLKPENVLLLSTIDPSRDVRRSGVPLVLPITKDKIVSESAVKPETKSYTYNGDLTKNQKKKIRKKAKKVVAQDFGGEEALEESERDSNSEARINGNSTVERSEGSSTRLMEGEEAREKANKKNGRGSRRGSRSTRQKLLSDIECKCKLVDFGNACWTYKQFTSDIQTRQYRCPEVVLGSKYSTSADMWSFACICFELATGDVLFDPHSGENYDRDEDHLALMMELLGMMPRKIALGGRYSRDFFNRQGELRHIRRLRFWPISKVLKEKYDFSEQDAKDMSDFLVTILEFVPEKRPTAAQCLKHPWFNPGPRLLEPSLKPQQPKGEEEGAANENIEKEKDEREAMEAGVGNIAIDVSEPK comes from the exons ATGGCGGAGGACAAAAACAACGGACGTGTGAATGACGAAAGTGAGTACTCGTCGGAGGACGAAGGAACAGAGGATTATAAGAAAGGAGGATACCATACAGTAAGAGTCGGTGATACTTTTAAGAATGGAGCTTATGTGATTCAGAGTAAACTTGGTTGGGGGCATTTCTCCACTGTTTGGCTTGCTTGGGATACGCAAGAATCG CGTTATGTAGCTTTGAAAGTTCAGAAGAGTGCTCAACATTATACAGAGGCAGCAATGGATGAGATAAAGATTTTGAAACAGATAGCTGAAGGTGACTCGGGTGATAAGAAGTGTGTTGTAAAGCTACTGGATCATTTCAAGCATACGGGTCCTAATGGGAAGCATGTTTGTATGGTTTTCGAGTATTTGGGAGATAACCTTTTGTCGGTTATTAAGTACAGTGATTACCGAGGGGTTCCTCTTCACATGGTTAAAGAgctttgttttcatattttggttGGGTTGGATTATCTTCATCGTGAGCTTTCTATTATTCATACTGATTTAAAGCCGGAGAATGTTCTGCTTTTGTCTACGATTGATCCGTCGAGAGATGTGAGGAGATCAGGTGTTCCACTTGTTCTGCCTATAACCAAGGACAAGATTGTTTCTGAGTCTGCTGTTAAACCTGAAACTAAAAGTTATACGTACAATGGTGATTTGacaaagaatcagaagaagaagattcgtAAGAAAGCGAAGAAGGTGGTGGCTCAAGATTTTGGTGGAGAGGAAGCTTTggaagaaagtgagagagattCTAACTCCGAAGCAAGAATAAATGGCAATTCCACCGTAGAGAGATCTGAAGGAAGTTCCACAAGATTAATGGAAGGTGAAGAAGCCAGAGAGAAGGCTAACAAAAAGAATGGTCGGGGTAGTAGGAGAGGAAGCCGATCCACAAGGCAGAAATTACTGAGTGATATAGAGTGCAAATGCAAATTAGTAGATTTTGGGAATGCTTGTTGGACATATAAACAGTTCACAAGCGATATTCAGACAAGACAGTATCGATGTCCAGAGGTTGTTCTTGGCTCAAAATACTCAACTTCTGCAGATATGTGGTCCTTTGCTTGTATTTGTTTCGAGCTGGCCACCGGAGATGTCTTGTTCGATCCTCACAGTGGTGAAAATTATGACCGGGATGAG GATCACCTGGCATTGATGATGGAGCTTCTAGGGATGATGCCACGAAAG ATTGCATTAGGTGGTCGATACTCACGAGATTTCTTCAACCGACAAGGTGAGCTAAGGCACATCCGGCGGTTGCGGTTTTGGCCCATCAGCAAAGTCTTGAAGGAGAAATATGATTTCAGCGAGCAGGACGCAAAAGACATGTCAGATTTCTTAGTCACAATTCTTGAATTTGTGCCTGAGAAGAGACCAACAGCCGCCCAATGCCTAAAACACCCATGGTTCAATCCTGGCCCGAGATTGCTTGAACCGTCACTGAAACCACAACAAccaaaaggagaagaagaaggagcagCAAATGAGAAcatagaaaaggaaaaggacGAAAGAGAAGCAATGGAAGCTGGTGTAGGGAATATCGCTATTGATGTCTCTGAACCGAAGTGA
- a CDS encoding F-box family protein (F-box family protein; CONTAINS InterPro DOMAIN/s: F-box domain, cyclin-like (InterPro:IPR001810), F-box domain, Skp2-like (InterPro:IPR022364), FBD-like (InterPro:IPR006566); BEST Arabidopsis thaliana protein match is: F-box/RNI-like/FBD-like domains-containing protein (TAIR:AT3G42770.1); Has 1762 Blast hits to 1719 proteins in 25 species: Archae - 0; Bacteria - 0; Metazoa - 0; Fungi - 0; Plants - 1762; Viruses - 0; Other Eukaryotes - 0 (source: NCBI BLink).): MSSVSTASLNCLPDELLVHVLSSLETKQAASTSVLSKRWRTLFAVRRNLDFDDSIISHPEVGEQNMDDVQESFRDFVDKRLAFQGSVPINKFSLIYGDKHDDVRVDRWINTALEHGVSELHLCLTSVTRRLHRFPSNVFRSTTLVKLTLGTNLFIVYFPSDTCLPVLKILVLDSIWFDRIKFSNVLLAGCPALEDLTIDQKSFPGLPNVVSSKTVKSLSIVYKYSADFDWFRTVALDTPNLVTLLYSTYARHRYRHCNLESLVNATLDLHFLENCDEAFEPNVTDLMIAVRNVQMLHLTSSATEVISQCCKGGLPMFKNLLVLVFLGNTERVWKVFLPLLLEHSPNLTKLCLESLFLILQGLYHGTDEDEFDEIHIPRSNKVNMLRIIQCQGTENELKHISHFLLKMECLQLVQVNFSETIVDSKKVQLTEDLMKLPSASSRLTMQVI, from the exons ATGAGTTCTGTCTCTACGGCGTCACTGAATTGTCTTCCAGATGAGCTTCTTGTCCACGTCTTGTCCTCCCTGGAAACGAAACAAGCTGCTTCAACCTCTGTTCTCTCCAAGAGGTGGAGGACTTTGTTTGCTGTCCGGCGTAATCTTGACTTTGACGATTCCATCATTTCTCACCCGGAAGTGGGTGAACAGAACATGGACGACGTTCAAGAGAGTTTCAGGGACTTTGTCGATAAAAGATTGGCTTTCCAAGGCAGTGTCCCTATCAACAAGTTCTCACTTATATATGGAGATAAACATGACGATGTTCGTGTTGATCGCTGGATAAATACCGCGCTGGAACACGGTGTCTCTGAGCTTCATTTATGCTTAACATCTGTGACTCGACGTCTACATCGTTTCCCATCCAATGTATTCAGGAGCACAACATTGGTTAAACTTACATTGGGAACAAATCTCTTCATCGTCTATTTTCCTTCTGATACGTGTCTTCCGGTTCTTAAGATTCTCGTCCTTGATTCGATTTGGTTTGATAGAATAAAGTTCTCTAATGTGCTTCTTGCTGGATGCCCTGCACTTGAGGACTTAACCATAGACCAAAAGTCTTTTCCAGGGTTGCCGAACGTTGTTTCGAGCAAAACCGTTAAGAGTCTATCCATCGTCTATAAATATTCTGCTGATTTCGATTGGTTTCGCACTGTTGCACTTGACACACCAAACCTTGTCACCCTCCTCTACTCTACCTATGCTCGGCATAGGTATCGACATTGCAATTTAGAGTCCCTTGTCAATGCTACACTGGATCTTCATTTCTTAGAAAATTGTGATGAGGCTTTTGAACCGAATGTGACGGATCTCATGATTGCGGTACGCAATGTCCAGATGCTTCATTTGACTTCTTCTGCTACTGAG GTGATTTCGCAATGCTGCAAAGGCGGGCTCCCCATGTTCAAAAACCTCcttgttttagtgtttttgggTAACACTGAACGAGTTTGGAAAGTGTTTCTTCCACTTCTGCTAGAGCATTCTCCGAACCTAACAAAATTGTGTCTCGAG TCTCTCTTCTTAATACTTCAGGGTCTGTATCATGGCACAGATGAAGATGAGTTTGATGAAATTCACATTCCCCGGAGTAACAAAGTTAACATGTTGCGTATCATACAGTGTCAAGGAACTGAAAACGAGCTGAAACACATTAGCCATTTCTTACTGAAAATGGAGTGTCTTCAATTGGTGCAAGTCAATTTTTCAGAGACAATTGTTGACTCCAAAAAGGTGCAACTCACAGAGGATCTGATGAAGCTTCCCTCTGCTTCATCCAGGCTCACGATGCAAGTCATTtga
- a CDS encoding Phototropic-responsive NPH3 family protein (Phototropic-responsive NPH3 family protein; FUNCTIONS IN: signal transducer activity; INVOLVED IN: response to light stimulus; LOCATED IN: cellular_component unknown; EXPRESSED IN: 8 plant structures; EXPRESSED DURING: LP.06 six leaves visible, LP.04 four leaves visible, 4 anthesis, 4 leaf senescence stage, petal differentiation and expansion stage; CONTAINS InterPro DOMAIN/s: NPH3 (InterPro:IPR004249), BTB/POZ (InterPro:IPR013069), BTB/POZ fold (InterPro:IPR011333), BTB/POZ-like (InterPro:IPR000210); BEST Arabidopsis thaliana protein match is: Phototropic-responsive NPH3 family protein (TAIR:AT1G30440.1); Has 907 Blast hits to 880 proteins in 40 species: Archae - 0; Bacteria - 0; Metazoa - 32; Fungi - 0; Plants - 873; Viruses - 0; Other Eukaryotes - 2 (source: NCBI BLink).), translated as MSPVAKVSEFHREGNDWFCKTGLSSDITVVVDDVKFHLHKFPLVSKCGKLARMYEDSKSTDKQSLWTTVLEEFPGGADNFLIVARFCYGARVDITSKNLVSIHCAAEYLEMTNEYGEDNLISQVETFLHKHVLRNWKDCILALQSSSPVLKSAEKLQMIPKLMNAVSTMVCTDPSLFGWPMMMYGTLQSPGGSILWNGINTGARMRSSGSDWWYEDISYLSVDLFKRLIKTMETKGIRAESLAGAMMYYARKYLPGLGRWQSGTSDSSKSRRRVVSFNLAKASSPSSMPPLDQIALLETILSLLPEKRGRSFCKFLLGLLRVAFILGVDGNCVKKLEKRIGMQLELATLDNLLILNYSDSETLYNVDCVERIVRHFVSSLSSSSSQLPEFSPPSLDPVTSPSPAPLKKVANLVDSYMAEVASDVNLKPDKMRSLAAALPESSRPLYDGLYRAFDIYFKEHPWLSDRDKEQLCNIMDYQRLSIDACAHASHNDRLPLRVVLQVLFFEQMHLRTALAGGLNVANTETAHAVTIPGGRTGQEIVQRDGWVTVVRQNQVLKVDMQKMRSRVGELEEEFQSIKQEMKKRVSKSSSSMSSPRLVKLGCKFLLPRASDAKNDTVQNSVSSTPRSATADHTLPRSSRHSKHRKSFSFFG; from the exons ATGTCACCTGTTGCTAAAGTCTCTGAGTTTCACAGAGAAGGGAACGATTG GTTTTGCAAGACAGGACTGTCAAGTGATAtcactgttgttgttgatgatgtgaAGTTCCATCTTCATAAG TTTCCATTGGTTTCAAAATGTGGAAAGCTAGCAAGGATGTATGAAGATTCTAAAAGCACTGATAAGCAATCTCTCTGGACAACAGTCCTTGAAGAGTTCCCTGGTGGTGCAGACAATTTCTTGATAGTTGCGAGATTCTGTTACGGGGCTCGAGTAGATATCACCTCGAAAAACTTAGTTTCCATACACTGTGCAGCTGAGTACCTTGAAATGACAAATGAATATGGGGAAGATAACTTGATTTCCCAAGTTGAAACTTTTTTGCACAAGCACGTGCTTCGCAATTGGAAAGACTGTATCTTGGCGTTACAAAGCTCTAGTCCGGTGTTGAAGAGTGCAGAAAAGCTTCAGATGATACCAAAACTCATGAACGCTGTGTCCACAATGGTGTGTACTGACCCGAGTTTATTTGGATGGCCAATGATGATGTATGGTACATTGCAGAGTCCAGGTGGAAGCATTTTATGGAATGGAATAAACACGGGGGCGCGAATGAGAAGCTCAGGTTCGGATTGGTGGTATGAAGATATCTCTTATCTTAGTGTAGATTTGTTTAAAAGACTCATCAAGACAATGGAAACAAAAGGTATACGTGCTGAAAGTTTAGCCGGCGCTATGATGTACTATGCGAGAAAGTACTTACCGGGTTTAGGACGGTGGCAGAGTGGAACAAGTGACAGTAgcaaaagcagaagaagagtagTGAGTTTTAATTTGGCAAAAGCTTCTTCACCATCCTCTATGCCTCCTCTTGATCAGATTGCTTTGCTTGAGACCATTTTAAGTCTTTTACCtgaaaagagaggaagatcTTTTTGTAAGTTCTTGTTAGGTCTCCTTCGTGTTGCTTTCATTTTAGGAGTTGATGGGAACTGTGTAAAGAAGTTGGAGAAAAGAATAGGAATGCAGTTGGAGCTAGCAACGCTCGATAATCTTCTGATTTTGAACTATTCTGATTCAGAGACGTTGTACAATGTAGATTGTGTAGAACGAATAGTCCGCCATTTTGTATCATCattgtcatcatcatcctcacaGTTACCTGAGTTCTCTCCTCCATCTTTGGATCCAGTGACATCTCCTTCTCCAGCACCGTTAAAAAAAGTGGCGAATCTAGTAGATAGCTACATGGCAGAAGTCGCTTCTGATGTGAATCTGAAACCGGATAAAATGCGGTCTCTTGCAGCAGCTCTTCCAGAATCTTCAAGACCGTTGTATGATGGTTTATACAGAGcgtttgatatttatttcaagGAGCATCCATGGCTATCAGATAGAGACAAGGAACAACTATGCAACATCATGGACTATCAAAGACTCTCTATAGACGCTTGCGCTCATGCTTCCCATAACGATAGGTTACCGCTTAGAGTTGTTCTCCAAGTACTCTTCTTTGAACAAATGCATCTCAGAACCGCTCTTGCAGGTGGTCTAAATGTTGCAAACACCGAAACAGCTCATGCAGTGACGATCCCTGGTGGAAGAACAGGACAGGAGATAGTTCAGAGAGATGGTTGGGTGACTGTTGTGCGCCAAAACCAGGTTTTGAAAGTTGATATGCAGAAAATGAGGTCAAGGGTTGGAGAACTAGAAGAGGAGTTTCAGAGTATTAAgcaggagatgaagaagagagttagTAAGTCCTCTAGCTCAATGAGCTCGCCTCGTCTGGTCAAGCTCGGCTgtaagtttcttcttccacgAGCTTCTGATGCTAAGAATGATACAGTCCAGAACTCAGTGTCCAGCACTCCTAGATCAGCTACCGCTGACCATACACTCCCTCGTTCCTCCCGCCATTCCAAACACCGTAaaagcttctctttcttcgGATAA
- a CDS encoding S-adenosyl-L-methionine-dependent methyltransferases superfamily protein (S-adenosyl-L-methionine-dependent methyltransferases superfamily protein; FUNCTIONS IN: S-adenosylmethionine-dependent methyltransferase activity, methyltransferase activity; INVOLVED IN: biological_process unknown; LOCATED IN: cellular_component unknown; CONTAINS InterPro DOMAIN/s: SAM dependent carboxyl methyltransferase (InterPro:IPR005299); BEST Arabidopsis thaliana protein match is: farnesoic acid carboxyl-O-methyltransferase (TAIR:AT3G44860.1); Has 872 Blast hits to 866 proteins in 112 species: Archae - 0; Bacteria - 44; Metazoa - 9; Fungi - 5; Plants - 711; Viruses - 0; Other Eukaryotes - 103 (source: NCBI BLink).), with amino-acid sequence MSTSFTMIGGEGPESYRQHSKYQGGLLEAATEKINEAISTKLNIDLASNLVNIADFGCSTGPNTFRAVQTIIDAVEHKYQQENNLEEIEFQVFFNDSSNNDFNTLFKTLPPARKYFATGVPASFFGRVLPRSSLHVGVSSYSLHFLSKIPKKIKDCDSHAWNKDIHCTGFSKEVVRAYLDQYKIDMESFLTARAQELVSGGLLFLLGSCLPNGVQMSETLNGMMIDCIGSSLNDIAKQGLIDQEKLDTFKLPIYVAYAGEIKQIIEDNVYYTIERFDIISQENEEIPLDPEFLTVSFKVTVGGIVASHFGQHVMEKTFEVVKTKTQEMLPQLANAKPGMQYLIVLKRI; translated from the exons ATGTCGACTTCTTTCACGATGATCGGCGGTGAAGGTCCCGAGAGTTACCGACAACATTCAAAATATcag GGAGGATTGCTTGAAGCAGCTACCGAGAAGATCAACGAAGCCATCTCCACGAAACTCAATATAGACCTCGCTTCAAATCTTGTTAACATAGCTGATTTCGGTTGTTCCACTGGACCTAATACTTTCAGAGCGGTTCAAACCATAATAGATGCCGTGGAACACAAGtatcaacaagaaaataatctcGAGGAAATAGAGTTCCAAGTTTTTTTCAACGATTCTTCAAACAACGATTTCAACACTCTCTTCAAGACACTTCCTCCAGctagaaaatattttgcaaCTGGAGTTCCAGCCTCTTTCTTTGGACGTGTTCTTCCTAGGAGCAGTCTCCATGTCGGAGTTTCTTCTTACTCACTCCATTTCTTATCCAAGATTcccaagaaaattaaagactGCGATTCTCATGCGTGGAACAAGGACATACACTGCACCGGATTCTCAAAAGAAGTTGTGAGAGCATATCTTGATCAATACAAGATCGACATGGAGAGTTTCTTGACTGCTAGAGCTCAAGAGCTCGTCTCCGGTGGATTGCTCTTTCTTCTTGGATCATGTCTACCAAATGGAGTTCAAATGTCAGAAACATTGAATGGAATGATGATAGATTGCATTGGATCTTCTCTTAATGACATAGCTAAACag GGCTTGATTGATCAAGAAAAGCTTGACACTTTCAAATTGCCTATCTATGTTGCATACGCGGGTgagataaaacaaatcatcGAGGATAATGTGTATTACACGATAGAAAGGTTCGATATAATCAGCCAAGAAAACGAGGAGATTCCATTAGACCCCGAGTTTTTGACGGTCTCGTTTAAGGTCACTGTTGGAGGAATTGTAGCTTCACACTTTGGTCAACATGTCATGGAGAAAACATTTGAAGTTGTCAAGACAAAGACACAAGAAATGCTTCCTCAACTTGCTAATGCCAAACCCGGAATGCAATACCTTATTGTGCttaaaagaatttga